One segment of Mycolicibacterium neworleansense DNA contains the following:
- a CDS encoding Rne/Rng family ribonuclease, giving the protein MAEDAQNDDLSIQTPQQEGLPERLRVHSLARVLGTTSRRVLDALAEFDGRQRSAHSTIDKVDAERVRDALALDSTEPAPVDQAEPVQVEAVSVTVSESVTPADAAEAPAESAEADATQADPVLVGDEPESRLILETANIPTAREAHTERADYLPLFVAPQPVSFVPVHVDEDDDDEDDTDADTDTDADAETDDEQADRPAARRRRRGRRGRGRGRGEQSDDNGPESGSDSDTDTVDDQGESDQDSDDESDESDEGTDEDSAGSDGSNRRRRRRRRRKSGAGDNDDAGSPDDPPNTVVHERAPRSERSGKGSDDSEIQGISGSTRLEAKRQRRRDGRDAGRRRPPILSEAEFLARREAVERTMIVRDKVRTEPPHEGARYTQIAVLEDGVVVEHFVTSAASASLVGNIYLGIVQNVLPSMEAAFVDIGRGRNGVLYAGEVNWEAAGLGGSNRKIEQALKPGDYVVVQVSKDPVGHKGARLTTQVSLAGRYLVYVPGASSTGISRKLPDTERQRLKEILKEVVPADAGVIIRTASEGVKEEDIRSDVERLQQRWTEIEAKAAEVTAKKAGAAVALYEEPDVLVKVIRDLFNEDFSGLIVSGDEAWDTINSYVNTVAPDLVGRLTKYEPAGGAEAPDVFAVHRIDEQLAKAMDRKVWLPSGGTLVIDRTEAMTVVDVNTGKFTGAGGNLEQTVTRNNLEAAEEIVRQLRLRDIGGIVVIDFIDMVLESNRDLVLRRLTEALGRDRTRHQVSEVTSLGLVQLTRKRLGTGLVEAFSTTCTHCAGRGIVLHGDPVDTASSSNTGRKTESSGGGRRSKRGKKGNARPEPEEVPVVKVPDHPAGEHPMFKAMAAANGRHHDEESLDEDTAGEAVDGEEQTTPELVDVTDESTDGEFDAQDTDEVAESDEDLDAEDVDEETDDESDEDDSDDDIDFDDELGDEDEDDDLDDIDEDEDDESDDDESDEDEDDEDDEEPDEPEEDVYQAPEPVVVATPPSRGRTRRRAAARPAGPPSHE; this is encoded by the coding sequence CACTCCGGCCGACGCCGCTGAAGCTCCGGCCGAATCCGCCGAGGCCGACGCCACGCAGGCCGATCCCGTCCTGGTCGGTGATGAGCCCGAGTCCCGGTTGATCCTGGAGACGGCGAACATTCCCACCGCCCGCGAAGCCCATACCGAGCGCGCCGATTACCTGCCGCTGTTCGTCGCACCCCAGCCCGTCAGCTTCGTGCCGGTGCACGTCGACGAGGATGACGACGACGAGGACGACACCGACGCTGACACCGACACGGATGCCGATGCCGAGACGGACGACGAGCAGGCGGATCGCCCCGCCGCACGCCGGCGCCGGCGTGGCCGCCGGGGGCGGGGCCGCGGCCGCGGCGAGCAGTCGGACGACAACGGACCCGAGTCCGGCTCGGATTCCGATACCGACACCGTCGATGACCAAGGTGAGTCCGACCAGGATTCCGACGACGAGTCGGACGAGTCGGATGAGGGCACCGACGAGGACAGCGCAGGCAGTGACGGCAGCAACCGCCGTCGCCGTCGCCGTCGCCGGCGCAAGTCCGGCGCGGGTGACAACGATGACGCGGGCTCGCCCGATGACCCGCCCAACACCGTCGTGCACGAGCGCGCCCCGCGCTCCGAGCGATCGGGCAAGGGCAGCGACGACTCGGAGATCCAGGGGATCAGCGGCTCGACCCGGCTGGAAGCCAAGCGCCAGCGCCGCCGCGACGGCCGCGACGCCGGACGTCGTCGCCCGCCGATCCTGAGCGAGGCGGAATTCCTGGCACGTCGTGAGGCCGTCGAGCGCACCATGATCGTGCGCGACAAGGTCCGGACCGAACCGCCGCACGAGGGTGCCCGCTACACCCAGATCGCCGTGCTGGAAGACGGCGTCGTCGTCGAGCACTTCGTGACCTCGGCCGCTTCGGCGTCTTTGGTCGGCAACATCTACCTGGGCATCGTGCAGAACGTGCTGCCGTCGATGGAGGCCGCGTTCGTCGACATCGGCCGTGGCCGCAACGGTGTGCTGTACGCCGGTGAGGTGAACTGGGAGGCCGCGGGCCTCGGCGGCTCGAACCGCAAGATCGAGCAGGCCCTCAAGCCCGGCGACTATGTCGTGGTCCAGGTCAGCAAGGATCCAGTGGGGCACAAGGGTGCCCGGCTCACCACTCAGGTGTCGCTGGCCGGCCGCTACCTGGTGTACGTACCGGGTGCGTCCTCGACCGGGATCAGCCGCAAGCTGCCCGACACCGAACGCCAGCGGCTCAAGGAAATCCTCAAAGAGGTCGTTCCCGCCGATGCCGGCGTGATCATCCGCACCGCGTCGGAGGGCGTCAAGGAAGAGGACATCCGCTCCGACGTCGAGCGGCTGCAGCAGCGCTGGACCGAGATCGAGGCCAAGGCCGCCGAGGTCACCGCGAAGAAGGCCGGCGCGGCCGTCGCCCTGTACGAAGAGCCCGATGTCCTGGTCAAGGTGATCCGCGATCTGTTCAACGAGGACTTCTCGGGCCTGATCGTCTCCGGTGACGAGGCCTGGGACACGATCAACTCCTACGTCAACACCGTCGCTCCCGACCTGGTGGGGCGGCTCACCAAGTACGAGCCCGCCGGTGGCGCCGAGGCGCCCGACGTGTTCGCGGTGCACCGCATCGACGAGCAGCTGGCCAAGGCGATGGACCGCAAGGTGTGGCTGCCCTCGGGCGGAACGCTGGTCATCGACCGCACCGAGGCGATGACCGTGGTCGACGTCAACACCGGCAAGTTCACCGGTGCCGGCGGCAACCTCGAGCAGACCGTCACCCGCAACAACCTGGAAGCCGCCGAGGAGATCGTGCGGCAACTGCGGTTGCGCGACATCGGCGGCATCGTGGTCATCGACTTCATCGACATGGTGCTCGAATCGAACCGTGACCTGGTGCTGCGCCGGCTGACCGAGGCGCTGGGCCGGGACCGTACCCGCCATCAGGTGTCCGAGGTGACCTCACTGGGCCTTGTGCAGCTGACCCGCAAGCGGCTGGGAACCGGTCTGGTGGAGGCGTTTTCGACTACGTGCACGCACTGCGCGGGCCGCGGCATCGTGCTGCACGGCGACCCGGTCGACACCGCGTCGTCATCGAACACCGGCCGCAAGACCGAATCCAGCGGCGGCGGGCGGCGCAGCAAGCGCGGCAAGAAGGGCAATGCGCGTCCCGAGCCCGAAGAGGTACCCGTCGTCAAGGTGCCCGATCATCCGGCCGGCGAGCACCCGATGTTCAAGGCGATGGCCGCGGCCAACGGCCGCCACCACGACGAGGAGTCGCTCGACGAGGACACCGCCGGCGAGGCTGTCGACGGTGAGGAGCAGACCACGCCCGAGCTCGTGGACGTGACGGACGAATCCACCGACGGCGAATTCGACGCGCAGGACACCGACGAGGTGGCCGAATCCGACGAAGATCTGGATGCGGAAGACGTCGACGAGGAGACGGACGACGAATCGGATGAGGACGACTCCGACGACGACATCGACTTCGACGACGAACTCGGCGACGAGGACGAGGATGACGACCTCGACGACATCGACGAAGACGAGGACGACGAGTCCGACGACGACGAGTCCGACGAAGACGAGGACGACGAGGACGACGAGGAGCCGGACGAGCCGGAAGAGGACGTCTACCAGGCACCTGAGCCGGTGGTGGTAGCTACGCCGCCGAGCCGCGGCCGCACCCGACGGCGCGCCGCAGCCAGGCCCGCGGGGCCGCCCAGCCACGAGTAG